From the genome of Vitis riparia cultivar Riparia Gloire de Montpellier isolate 1030 chromosome 2, EGFV_Vit.rip_1.0, whole genome shotgun sequence, one region includes:
- the LOC117906247 gene encoding methanol O-anthraniloyltransferase-like produces MLTFAVDPDEVVRISCLTNMRGKRGFELPPGYYGNAFVAPASITKAGMLCKNPLEFAIRLVKKAKAEMSQEYIKSVADLMVIKGRPLITQPGNYIVSDVTRAGFGEVDFGWGKPVYSGPARAISIISLCVRFRNSKGEEGNVIPICLPSTVMERFEQELKKMTKEEEPVRLITSKL; encoded by the coding sequence ATGTTGACATTTGCAGTAGACCCTGATGAGGTTGTTCGCATTTCATGCTTAACCAATATGCGAGGCAAGCGCGGTTTCGAACTGCCTCCAGGATACTATGGAAATGCTTTTGTGGCTCCAGCTTCAATTACTAAGGCTGGAATGCTATGTAAAAATCCATTGGAATTTGCGATAAGGTTAGTGAAGAAAGCCAAGGCGGAAATGAGCCAGGAGTACATTAAATCAGTGGCAGATCTTATGGTCATCAAGGGCCGGCCCTTAATTACGCAGCCAGGGAACTATATTGTTTCAGATGTCACGCGTGCAGGGTTTGGAGAGGTCGATTTCGGGTGGGGGAAGCCCGTCTATAGTGGGCCTGCTAGGGCTATATCTATTATTAGCTTGTGTGTGCGGTTCAGGAACAGCAAAGGAGAAGAAGGGAATGTTATACCTATATGCCTGCCTTCGACAGTCATGGAAAGGTTTGAACAGGAgctaaagaaaatgacaaaagagGAAGAGCCTGTTAGACTTATTACATCCAAGCTCTAA
- the LOC117934012 gene encoding methanol O-anthraniloyltransferase-like → MASSSSPLVFSVKRRDPEFVRPTNPTPREVKQLSDIDDQEGLRFQVPVIMFYPNNPLMKGKDPVKVIREALGKALVYYYPFAGRLIEGDNRKLMVDCTGEGVLFIEADADTTLENLGDAIQPMCPCFEELLYDVPGSGGILGSPLILIQVTRLRCGGFIFALRLNHTMSDGPGLVQFLDAISEMAQGLSVPSLLPIWQRELLNARNPPRLTCIHHEYEEVTNAKGTLMTMDENNLVHRSFFFGPKEIRALRNRLPASLGVCSTFEVLIAYVWRCRTIAFAVDPDEVVRISCLINMRGKRGFDLPPGYYGNAFVYPASITKAGMLCKNPLEYAIRLLKKAKAEMSQEYVKSVADLMVIKGRPLFTQPGNYIISDLTRAGFGEADFGWGKPVYGGVARALSIISFCMRFRNSKGEEGNVIPICLPLPVMERFEQELKRMTKEAEPVRFITSML, encoded by the exons atggcatcgtCATCGTCTCCTCTAGTATTCTCGGTTAAACGGCGTGATCCAGAATTTGTTCGGCCTACAAACCCTACCCCACGAGAGGTGAAGCAGCTTTCTGATATAGATGATCAAGAAGGCCTTCGCTTTCAAGTTCCTGTGATAATGTTTTACCCAAACAATCCTTTAATGAAAGGAAAAGACCCTGTAAAGGTCATTAGAGAAGCTCTAGGTAAGGCGCTTGTATACTACTACCCATTTGCAGGCAGGCTGATTGAAGGGGATAATAGAAAACTCATGGTGGACTGCACCGGTGAAGGGGTCTTGTTCATTGAAGCCGATGCCGATaccacacttgagaatcttgGTGATGCAATTCAACCAATGTGTCCCTGCTTCGAGGAGCTTCTGTATGATGTCCCTGGCTCCGGGGGAATTCTTGGTTCTCCTCTTATCTTAATTCAG GTGACCCGATTGAGGTGTGGAGGATTTATATTTGCATTGCGCCTAAACCACACAATGAGTGATGGTCCTGGCTTGGTCCAATTCCTCGACGCCATAAGCGAGATGGCTCAAGGTCTGTCTGTGCCATCTCTGCTGCCCATATGGCAAAGAGAGCTGTTAAATGCCCGAAATCCGCCACGACTTACCTGTATACATCATGAATATGAGGAGGTAACCAACGCCAAGGGCACACTAATGACCATGGACGAAAATAATTTGGTTCATCGATCATTCTTCTTTGGCCCCAAGGAGATAAGAGCACTTAGGAACCGACTTCCTGCAAGCCTCGGTGTCTGCTCGACGTTTGAGGTTCTAATAGCGTATGTATGGAGATGCCGCACAATTGCATTTGCAGTAGACCCTGATGAGGTTGTTCGCATTTCATGCTTAATCAATATGCGAGGCAAGCGCGGTTTTGATCTGCCTCCAGGATACTATGGAAATGCTTTTGTGTATCCAGCTTCAATTACTAAGGCCGGAATGCTATGTAAAAACCCATTGGAATATGCGATAAGGTTACTGAAGAAAGCCAAGGCGGAAATGAGTCAAGAGTACGTGAAATCAGTGGCAGATCTTATGGTCATCAAGGGCCGGCCCTTATTTACGCAGCCGGGGAACTATATTATTTCAGATCTCACACGTGCCGGGTTTGGAGAGGCCGACTTCGGGTGGGGGAAGCCAGTCTATGGTGGGGTTGCTAGGGCTTTATCTATTATTAGCTTCTGTATGCGGTTCAGGAACAGCAAAGGAGAAGAAGGGAATGTTATACCTATATGCCTGCCTCTGCCAGTCATGGAAAGGTTTGAACAGGAGCTAAAGAGAATGACAAAAGAGGCAGAGCCTGTTAGATTTATTACATCCATGCTCTAA